A single region of the Nicotiana sylvestris chromosome 6, ASM39365v2, whole genome shotgun sequence genome encodes:
- the LOC104248349 gene encoding protein SAR DEFICIENT 4, which translates to MTPPPVFISSATLHTLLSHKSLIDHLQFSLPTLTSTTQSPLRHAHQTSPSTSLLLMPSWSCSPSLPYIGVKLVTYHPNNSTQNLPGVHASYVLFNSITGQTLATMDATELTVYRTACISALASNFLSRHDSETLLMIGAGTLAPHLIKAHLTVRPNLKKVIVWNRTAEKAKWVIEKLQSEGGFEGVSFESNGCLEEVVELGDIVSCATNSETPLVKGEKLKEGAHLDLVGSFKHSMRECDDEALKRGKVFVDNEAALVEAGELVGAFERGVITRDEIAGNLLELIKGEKNGRTTAEEITVFKSVGSAVVDLLTAQLAYETYTKSC; encoded by the coding sequence ATGACACCACCACCGGTCTTCATCTCCTCCGCCACTCTCCATACCCTCCTTTCTCACAAATCCCTCATCGACCACCTTCAATTTTCCCTCCCTACCTTAACTTCCACCACTCAATCCCCTCTTCGCCATGCCCACCAAACAAGCCCTTCCACTTCTCTCCTCCTTATGCCTTCTTGGTCTTGTTCCCCTTCACTTCCCTATATTGGTGTCAAGCTAGTCACTTATCACCCCAACAATTCCACCCAAAATTTACCTGGGGTTCACGCAAGTTATGTTCTTTTCAATTCCATCACTGGACAAACCTTAGCTACTATGGATGCCACTGAACTCACTGTCTACCGAACTGCTTGCATCTCAGCTTTAGCTTCTAACTTCTTATCAAGACACGATTCTGAAACCCTTTTGATGATTGGTGCTGGTACTTTAGCACCACACTTGATCAAGGCACATCTAACAGTTAGGCCAAATTTGAAGAAAGTGATAGTATGGAACAGAACTGCTGAAAAGGCAAAATGGGTGATTGAAAAATTGCAAAGTGAAGGTGGATTTGAAGGGGTGAGTTTTGAGAGTAATGGGTGTCTTGAGGAAGTTGTGGAGTTGGGAGATATAGTGAGTTGTGCAACGAATTCGGAGACGCCATTGGTGAAGGGGGAGAAGCTTAAAGAAGGGGCGCATTTGGATTTGGTTGGATCATTTAAGCATTCGATGAGAGAGTGCGATGATGAAGCGTTGAAGAGGGGGAAAGTGTTTGTTGATAACGAGGCTGCGTTGGTAGAGGCAGGGGAATTAGTAGGTGCATTTGAGAGAGGGGTTATTACAAGGGATGAGATTGCTGGGAACTTGTTGGAATTGATCAAGGGAGAAAAGAACGGCAGAACAACTGCTGAGGAGATTACTGTGTTTAAATCTGTTGGTTCTGCTGTTGTTGATCTTCTCACTGCTCAACTGGCATATGAGACTTATACGAAAAGTTGTTAG